In Geminocystis sp. NIES-3708, a single window of DNA contains:
- a CDS encoding LL-diaminopimelate aminotransferase, with protein sequence MQLSERIKPLEKNVFADMDTAKTEAISQGKKIIDLSLGSSDLPTSIHIIKTIEKSLSNPENHGYLLHGGTAEFRKIVANWYEKRFGVFIDWQTEVIPLIGCQEGTAHFPLAILNEGDYALLLDPGYPSHAGGIYLAGGKIYSMPLLAENNFLPIFNDIPQQILTQAKMMVLSYPHNPTTATASLDFFTSAVEFCKINNIILVHDFPYVDIVFDENQPPSILQVDSKKEISIEFFTFSKSYNMGGFRIGFAIGNPQLITALKQIKSIVDFNQYKGILEGAITALTSSQECVSETVKIYQERRDFLVTELNKIGWNVSIPNATLYVWAKLPEKWQKDSIKFCVELVKNTGVALSPGAGFGNNGEGYVRFALVKPPDILKEAIEKIAFFLNS encoded by the coding sequence ATGCAATTATCAGAAAGAATAAAACCTTTAGAAAAAAATGTTTTTGCAGATATGGACACAGCGAAAACAGAAGCAATTTCCCAAGGTAAAAAAATTATAGATTTATCTTTAGGCTCATCAGATTTACCAACTTCTATACATATTATTAAAACTATTGAAAAATCTCTTAGTAATCCTGAAAATCATGGTTATTTATTACATGGTGGCACAGCAGAATTTAGAAAAATTGTGGCTAATTGGTATGAAAAAAGATTTGGTGTTTTTATCGATTGGCAAACAGAAGTTATACCTTTAATTGGCTGTCAAGAAGGTACAGCACACTTTCCTTTAGCTATCTTAAATGAAGGAGATTATGCCCTATTATTAGATCCGGGTTATCCCTCCCATGCTGGTGGAATTTACCTTGCGGGTGGAAAAATTTACTCGATGCCCTTATTAGCTGAAAATAATTTTTTACCTATATTTAATGATATTCCCCAACAGATTTTAACTCAAGCTAAAATGATGGTTTTAAGTTATCCTCATAATCCGACAACGGCAACAGCTTCTTTAGATTTTTTTACATCAGCTGTAGAATTTTGTAAAATCAACAATATCATTTTAGTACATGATTTTCCCTATGTTGATATTGTTTTTGATGAAAATCAACCCCCTTCAATTTTACAAGTTGATAGCAAAAAAGAAATATCTATTGAGTTTTTTACTTTTTCTAAATCTTATAATATGGGAGGATTTAGAATCGGTTTTGCTATTGGAAATCCACAATTAATTACGGCTTTAAAACAGATTAAATCCATTGTTGATTTTAACCAATATAAAGGCATTTTAGAAGGTGCAATTACTGCCTTAACTTCTTCTCAGGAATGTGTAAGTGAAACCGTTAAAATATATCAAGAAAGAAGAGATTTTTTAGTAACAGAATTGAATAAAATTGGTTGGAATGTATCTATACCCAACGCTACTTTATATGTCTGGGCGAAACTTCCCGAAAAATGGCAAAAAGATTCCATCAAATTCTGTGTAGAATTAGTTAAAAATACTGGAGTTGCATTATCTCCCGGAGCAGGTTTTGGTAATAATGGGGAAGGTTATGTAAGATTTGCGTTAGTTAAACCACCAGACATTTTAAAAGAAGCCATAGAGAAAATAGCATTTTTTTTAAATTCTTAA
- a CDS encoding tyrosine-type recombinase/integrase has product MTTSIKPQNCKVTIANNNGSIQLRYTYSGTRQQINIGLPYTPENLSKAYQTAYTIDTDIKNDLYTNKNNYKIKKSVISPHKEITPEKEWNLQEIFSYYCNIKHNPDPSMKIIRKRVATWLQKTPNELLKLDQADLWLNYLRYEIPHSKGRGYSDKTIANSWSILITGINLAIAMKKISYNPLIPLSQTLNTKISKEIKSYSGEEIKIILQKFSESYYRDFIEFRFLTGCRPSEAIALTTTDIIKKDNRTYILFNKRYVRGQLKEGLKNGKHSRLFPCNLDLQELINNITNPPHNPLNLLFPSPQGLYINTDNLSRRIWKPAIDELVANNQLPFYLPFYDCRHCFGSLILRKTSDIKTVSTIMGNSPQTLYKHYLADNLDFEVPPL; this is encoded by the coding sequence ACAAGACAACAGATAAACATTGGATTACCCTACACCCCAGAGAATTTAAGTAAGGCATATCAAACAGCTTACACAATAGATACAGACATTAAAAATGACCTTTACACCAACAAAAATAATTATAAGATCAAAAAAAGTGTAATCTCTCCTCACAAAGAAATAACCCCTGAAAAAGAATGGAACTTACAGGAAATATTTAGCTATTACTGTAATATAAAACATAATCCAGACCCCTCAATGAAAATTATCAGAAAAAGGGTAGCTACATGGTTACAAAAAACTCCTAATGAACTATTAAAACTTGATCAAGCTGATTTATGGTTAAATTACTTACGCTACGAAATACCACATAGCAAAGGCAGGGGATATTCAGACAAAACCATAGCTAATAGTTGGAGTATTCTAATAACAGGGATAAATTTAGCGATCGCCATGAAAAAAATAAGCTATAACCCCCTCATCCCCTTATCCCAGACCCTTAACACTAAAATCAGTAAAGAAATAAAAAGCTATAGTGGTGAAGAAATAAAGATAATATTACAAAAGTTTAGTGAATCATATTACAGAGACTTCATAGAGTTCAGATTCCTTACAGGATGCAGACCCTCAGAAGCAATAGCTCTGACCACCACAGACATAATTAAAAAGGATAATAGAACTTATATACTATTCAACAAAAGATATGTCAGAGGACAGCTAAAAGAAGGACTAAAAAACGGTAAACACTCAAGACTATTCCCTTGTAACCTAGACTTACAGGAATTAATCAATAACATTACAAATCCCCCTCATAACCCCCTAAATCTGTTATTCCCAAGCCCTCAAGGTTTATACATAAATACTGATAACCTGAGTCGTAGAATATGGAAACCAGCTATTGATGAATTAGTAGCAAACAATCAGCTACCTTTTTATCTACCTTTTTATGACTGCCGACACTGCTTTGGTTCACTTATCCTCAGAAAAACCTCAGACATTAAGACCGTCAGTACAATAATGGGTAACAGCCCCCAAACCCTATACAAACACTATCTCGCTGATAACCTTGATTTTGAAGTACCCCCCTTATAA
- a CDS encoding DUF5906 domain-containing protein: MNLEINNHLKTTLNQAVTPTEYILGDSPENQELTTKSTEVISEQTKLSTNNIIADSWNDSTENNSNTDNCWDDFDFDKQKNSKEIKDNNTEIKEYIPKTHLSKEDLEIVNSVFDTLGYKENDLIRIRGFDEKGKTVTITNPYPLKQLNLKPLTAYYFVPNSYGQKSDIPQGEHLKKYGYKQEHILTGRTHYMEFDNLTYQQQLTIIDKLKLPKPTLAIHTGGKSIHFYWVLKDPTPAKQWRALQDKLMDYSKSDTSLRDICQLLRLPQCPYVKKGTYSGKETTILHDLCDRSLRYTPEDLDKVIPITPKLDRTSSYNNQKAPVTNNSHKVPDLVVLLHKLGLNLPTNPYLAKALEKEYLKVANLTDDRNNYLNTASYNLGQLVNQGLNQDLIEMVMLQASHINGKVADTGISNVESTIKSGLNSGIADPRSDRPQSNKELKNQYTEYTKAENILNEIVTRYDKTLYYSSLSQSWYYYGTNNHFSIITETMVKKMIDSTYSEKSLEWCNLTGYSPFSHQINATKSKDIYYLMTIKLSLSKEQEENREKQRLELYKNYLPLKNGILNLTTKELLPHNSEFLNNYILNYDYIPDAQCETVLRFLNEGVSRKGDLLILKACVRAILTSRYDLEFFLEIIGKKGSGKSTFTGLVTDLVGQTNCYNTSIEDLEDKFTFDEYHDKKLVVISEATQFHKRPNNLLKITGKEALNINKKLQKGGGSKLYEGCVLVNGNERVRASDRAKALERRRRHIDFNNVPNTPDIYLADKLRAEISGFLNYLLEMTTEEMEKIIAKPESYSEGYRERMIEDDLNEDPLTSYLNEWLVISPDSKLSTEKLWIDFITKMEKLRIQTKFTNHCKLGEAIRGILDDKKIHYTPCKIKINNSEKRGLKGLRIKDEGEEQPTLFSGEQTGEKIVITPENAPW; this comes from the coding sequence ATGAACTTAGAAATTAACAACCATCTCAAGACCACTCTCAATCAAGCTGTTACCCCTACTGAATATATATTGGGCGATTCTCCAGAAAATCAAGAATTAACCACTAAAAGTACAGAGGTAATCTCAGAACAGACAAAATTATCTACTAATAATATTATAGCAGATTCTTGGAATGACAGCACAGAAAATAACTCTAACACTGATAATTGTTGGGATGATTTTGATTTTGACAAACAGAAAAATAGTAAAGAAATAAAAGATAACAACACAGAAATTAAGGAATATATACCTAAAACCCATCTCAGTAAAGAAGACCTAGAAATAGTTAACTCGGTATTTGACACATTAGGCTATAAAGAAAATGACTTAATCAGAATCAGAGGATTTGATGAAAAAGGGAAAACAGTGACGATTACAAACCCTTATCCCCTAAAACAACTAAATCTCAAACCCTTAACTGCTTATTATTTTGTACCTAACAGTTACGGACAAAAATCAGATATACCTCAAGGAGAACACCTTAAAAAATATGGATATAAACAAGAGCATATACTAACAGGAAGAACTCACTATATGGAGTTTGATAACCTCACCTACCAACAACAATTAACAATAATAGATAAACTGAAATTACCAAAACCTACCCTTGCCATACATACAGGTGGTAAATCAATTCATTTTTACTGGGTATTAAAAGACCCCACACCAGCAAAACAATGGAGAGCTTTACAGGATAAATTAATGGATTACAGTAAATCCGATACCTCACTAAGAGATATTTGTCAGTTACTCCGATTACCCCAATGTCCTTACGTTAAAAAAGGTACATACTCAGGCAAAGAAACAACAATACTCCATGACCTTTGCGACCGCTCTCTCAGATATACCCCAGAAGACCTTGATAAAGTAATCCCAATCACCCCTAAGCTAGATCGTACCAGTAGTTATAATAATCAGAAAGCCCCTGTAACCAATAACTCTCATAAAGTACCTGATTTAGTAGTATTACTGCATAAATTAGGGTTAAACTTACCTACCAACCCTTACCTAGCCAAAGCCCTTGAGAAGGAGTACCTAAAAGTTGCCAACCTCACAGACGACAGAAACAATTACCTAAATACCGCTAGTTACAATTTAGGACAATTAGTAAATCAAGGACTTAACCAAGACCTGATAGAAATGGTAATGCTACAAGCTAGTCACATAAACGGCAAAGTAGCAGACACAGGAATAAGTAATGTAGAAAGTACGATCAAAAGCGGATTAAACTCAGGAATAGCAGACCCCCGAAGTGATCGCCCTCAATCAAATAAAGAACTTAAAAATCAATACACTGAGTACACAAAAGCAGAAAATATACTGAATGAAATAGTAACGAGGTATGATAAAACCCTTTATTATTCTTCCCTTAGTCAATCATGGTATTATTACGGAACTAATAATCATTTCTCCATCATCACCGAAACAATGGTAAAGAAAATGATTGATAGCACCTACAGTGAAAAATCTCTGGAATGGTGCAATTTAACAGGTTATAGCCCCTTTAGTCACCAAATTAATGCTACTAAATCTAAAGATATTTACTACTTAATGACCATTAAATTAAGTCTTAGTAAGGAACAAGAAGAAAACAGAGAAAAACAAAGGCTTGAACTATATAAGAATTATTTACCCCTTAAAAACGGTATCCTTAACCTAACCACCAAAGAGCTATTACCCCATAACTCAGAGTTTTTAAATAATTACATCTTAAATTATGATTATATCCCAGATGCTCAATGTGAAACAGTCCTGAGATTCTTAAATGAAGGAGTCAGCAGAAAAGGAGATTTATTAATCCTAAAAGCCTGTGTAAGAGCAATATTAACCTCTCGGTATGACCTAGAATTTTTCTTAGAAATTATCGGTAAAAAAGGATCAGGTAAAAGCACCTTCACAGGATTAGTTACTGATTTAGTAGGACAAACTAACTGCTATAACACCTCAATAGAAGATTTAGAAGATAAATTTACCTTTGATGAATACCATGATAAAAAATTAGTAGTTATTTCTGAAGCCACACAGTTTCATAAAAGACCTAATAACCTCCTAAAAATCACAGGAAAGGAAGCCTTAAATATTAATAAAAAGCTACAAAAAGGAGGAGGGAGCAAACTATACGAAGGATGTGTATTAGTAAATGGTAATGAACGAGTAAGAGCCTCAGACCGTGCCAAAGCTCTTGAAAGAAGACGCAGACACATAGACTTTAATAATGTACCTAACACTCCTGATATTTACCTTGCTGATAAATTAAGAGCAGAAATCAGTGGTTTTCTCAATTATCTACTGGAAATGACCACCGAAGAAATGGAGAAAATAATAGCTAAACCTGAATCATACTCCGAAGGCTACCGAGAAAGAATGATAGAAGATGATTTAAACGAAGATCCCTTAACCAGCTACTTAAATGAATGGTTAGTCATAAGCCCTGATTCTAAACTAAGTACAGAAAAGTTATGGATAGACTTTATTACAAAAATGGAAAAATTAAGAATACAAACTAAATTCACTAATCATTGTAAATTAGGTGAAGCTATCAGAGGTATCCTTGATGATAAAAAAATACATTACACTCCTTGCAAAATCAAAATAAATAATAGTGAAAAAAGAGGACTTAAAGGATTACGAATTAAAGATGAAGGAGAAGAGCAACCAACCTTATTTTCTGGTGAACAAACAGGAGAAAAAATAGTTATTACCCCTGAAAATGCCCCTTGGTAA
- a CDS encoding diacylglycerol/polyprenol kinase family protein: MLTDLSTNFISISVVAVYLTILLFIAEIFSRYQKIDAELSRKIVHIGTGNVILLAWWLNIPASIIILASIVAGLVAIASYFLPILSSINGVGRKSLGTLFYAISIGILTALFWQSGQQQYTAIGILIMSYGDGMAALIGKKWGKNPYQLWGNKKSWEGSLTMTLVSILVGIFIFTFTSDWQWQNLIIIVIVGVFATILETISYIGIDNLTVPVGSGIMTYYLQLMLK; this comes from the coding sequence ATGTTAACTGATTTATCTACTAATTTTATTTCCATCAGCGTGGTTGCTGTTTATTTAACAATTCTCTTATTCATCGCTGAAATCTTTAGTCGTTATCAAAAAATCGATGCGGAATTAAGTCGCAAAATAGTTCATATCGGTACTGGTAATGTTATCTTATTGGCGTGGTGGCTAAATATTCCCGCTTCTATCATTATCCTTGCTTCTATTGTTGCAGGTTTAGTGGCGATCGCTTCCTATTTTTTACCTATCTTATCAAGTATTAATGGAGTAGGAAGAAAAAGTTTAGGCACATTATTTTATGCAATAAGTATCGGAATTTTAACAGCATTATTTTGGCAAAGTGGGCAACAACAATATACTGCCATAGGAATTTTAATCATGAGTTATGGCGATGGCATGGCAGCATTAATTGGCAAAAAATGGGGTAAAAATCCTTATCAACTATGGGGAAATAAAAAAAGTTGGGAAGGATCATTGACAATGACATTAGTTAGTATTTTAGTAGGAATTTTTATTTTTACTTTTACCAGTGATTGGCAATGGCAAAATTTAATTATTATTGTAATTGTAGGAGTATTTGCTACTATTTTAGAAACAATTTCTTATATTGGCATCGATAATTTAACTGTGCCTGTAGGGAGTGGAATTATGACTTATTATCTACAATTGATGTTGAAGTAA
- a CDS encoding single-stranded DNA-binding protein, translating into MTKVSFSVAVNSVIKGEEKTSWIPCECWGNQAIFVNNYLSSGSYVIVSGKLEQSSWETEEGEKKTRLFVYANQIESPKSKTENKGGKKK; encoded by the coding sequence TTGACAAAAGTTAGTTTTTCAGTAGCAGTAAATTCAGTAATAAAAGGAGAGGAAAAAACCTCATGGATACCCTGTGAATGTTGGGGAAATCAAGCAATATTTGTTAATAACTATTTAAGCTCAGGGAGTTATGTAATAGTATCAGGAAAACTAGAACAAAGCTCATGGGAAACAGAAGAAGGAGAGAAAAAAACAAGACTATTTGTATATGCAAATCAAATAGAATCTCCGAAGTCTAAAACAGAAAATAAAGGAGGAAAAAAAAAGTAA
- a CDS encoding MarR family transcriptional regulator has product MSKFYRLTTETLLELREQLTANEVLIFLYLKANNPFTDTYKRIRTAQISNDLQITQRTAQRTIKKLKALKLIEYKITEFEYKTNNLKNDIIVNTDELATLGSPTRQQDRYSDSKIVTATAGSPQTTIGSCSDSESIDIYISQKPLDLKTIQTNHTYSESEAQEKEIENIFKELQEEENQLIEQYSSIDQENKENTEDYQQTIIKANIPSSSINDYPSDTKDKKVGLVPLNQLMSKHTLTPINSSVQSVNWQWLPEGVWNINGKLDPNFHNWLAQKWLIKYPDSDIYETKANVLSYFRNDPVKLPIKWEQYQAEFLAKAENIKERLNLGCIISEQQQQETMARLTALKPLNPEQSITIYQQDTYLSEPQELKEIKSSEGEPLKIDIATDAEGKIYKTYTVKDAEEVPVNPKAKGEIANWLKAMRNK; this is encoded by the coding sequence ATGAGCAAATTCTACAGATTAACAACTGAGACATTATTAGAGCTTAGGGAACAATTAACCGCCAATGAAGTATTAATATTTCTGTACCTTAAAGCTAATAACCCATTTACAGACACCTATAAGCGAATAAGAACAGCACAGATAAGCAATGACTTACAGATTACTCAAAGGACAGCCCAAAGAACTATAAAAAAGCTAAAAGCCTTAAAATTAATTGAGTACAAAATCACTGAGTTTGAGTATAAAACCAATAACCTTAAAAATGACATCATAGTAAATACTGATGAACTAGCGACATTAGGATCGCCTACCCGACAACAGGATCGTTATAGCGACAGTAAGATCGTGACAGCGACAGCAGGATCGCCCCAAACGACAATAGGATCGTGTTCAGACTCTGAAAGCATTGATATATATATATCTCAGAAGCCCTTAGACTTAAAGACTATTCAGACTAATCATACTTATTCAGAGAGCGAAGCACAAGAGAAAGAAATAGAGAACATTTTTAAAGAATTGCAAGAAGAAGAAAATCAATTAATAGAGCAATACAGTTCTATTGACCAAGAAAATAAAGAAAATACAGAAGATTACCAGCAAACCATCATTAAGGCAAATATTCCGAGCAGTAGTATAAATGATTATCCCTCAGACACTAAAGATAAAAAGGTAGGATTAGTGCCATTAAATCAGTTAATGAGTAAACATACCCTCACCCCCATCAATAGCTCTGTACAGTCCGTTAATTGGCAGTGGCTACCAGAGGGAGTATGGAACATCAACGGCAAACTTGACCCTAACTTTCATAACTGGTTAGCCCAAAAATGGTTAATAAAATATCCTGATTCTGACATCTATGAGACAAAAGCAAATGTCTTAAGTTACTTCCGCAATGACCCTGTTAAATTACCGATAAAATGGGAACAATACCAAGCAGAGTTTTTAGCCAAAGCAGAGAATATTAAGGAGAGACTGAATTTAGGTTGTATCATCTCAGAGCAACAGCAACAAGAGACAATGGCACGATTAACCGCCCTAAAGCCATTAAACCCTGAACAATCTATTACTATATACCAACAAGATACTTACCTCTCAGAACCCCAAGAACTCAAGGAAATAAAAAGCAGTGAAGGCGAACCATTAAAAATAGATATTGCCACCGATGCTGAAGGAAAAATCTACAAAACCTATACCGTAAAGGATGCCGAAGAAGTACCTGTAAATCCTAAAGCTAAGGGAGAGATTGCTAACTGGTTAAAAGCCATGAGGAATAAGTAA
- a CDS encoding co-chaperone YbbN, which produces MSKVIEINDSQFQDEVINENQTVLAYFWASWCGPCRLVSPSINWAAENYGDRLKVVKLEVDANPETVANCKVEGVPALRVFKQGEIVSSLEGAIGKDKLKEFIETSI; this is translated from the coding sequence ATGAGTAAAGTAATTGAAATTAATGACTCTCAGTTTCAAGATGAAGTAATCAATGAAAATCAAACAGTTTTAGCCTATTTTTGGGCGAGTTGGTGTGGCCCTTGTCGTCTTGTGTCACCTTCTATTAATTGGGCAGCAGAAAATTATGGTGATCGCCTCAAAGTTGTTAAACTAGAAGTGGACGCTAATCCTGAAACTGTAGCTAATTGTAAAGTAGAAGGTGTACCAGCTTTAAGAGTATTTAAACAAGGTGAAATTGTTAGCAGTCTTGAAGGTGCGATAGGTAAAGATAAATTAAAAGAATTTATTGAGACAAGTATTTAA
- a CDS encoding siphovirus Gp157 family protein — protein sequence MTETKGTYKLYELTSKLEELEETIENLEGVDIPADLHLEYLELLSEAKETAEDFEGKIDSILSLIQSRKRWLEIRKAEADRLTKLVRKDEKTIEWLQEYLKQHLEKIGVDKLRTNKFNLSIKKASIAPLILNDKVNPNNYPEKYQKITIEIDKKQLKEDVKAGKTEALRYGKLGEKSTYLSVK from the coding sequence ATGACAGAAACTAAAGGCACATATAAACTCTATGAATTAACCAGTAAATTAGAGGAATTAGAGGAAACAATAGAAAACCTTGAAGGGGTAGATATACCTGCTGATTTACACTTAGAATACTTAGAGTTACTATCAGAAGCAAAAGAGACAGCAGAAGACTTTGAGGGAAAGATTGATTCTATCCTATCCCTAATACAATCAAGAAAAAGATGGTTAGAAATCAGGAAAGCCGAAGCAGACAGACTTACAAAACTGGTACGCAAAGACGAGAAAACAATCGAATGGTTACAAGAATACCTTAAGCAACATTTAGAAAAAATAGGAGTAGATAAACTAAGAACAAATAAATTTAATTTATCCATCAAAAAAGCATCGATCGCTCCGTTAATACTTAATGATAAAGTTAACCCTAATAATTACCCTGAAAAATATCAAAAAATAACAATAGAAATAGATAAAAAACAATTAAAAGAAGATGTTAAGGCAGGAAAAACAGAGGCTTTACGATATGGTAAATTAGGGGAAAAATCTACTTATCTTAGCGTAAAATAA